One segment of Niabella beijingensis DNA contains the following:
- a CDS encoding sulfatase-like hydrolase/transferase, producing the protein MRKIFLFSCLLLASGVRAQPRNQPPNIIFILVDDLGYGDVGIFHQNARKAQKDPAVPFMLTPSLDRMAANGAIFTQQYANAPVCVSSRSSLLTGVTQGHAVVRNNQFDKALEDNYTMASTLKAAGYSTVAIGKWGLQGTGKKDWPGHPLKRGFDYYYGYIRHSDGHEHYPKEGLYRKPKEVYDNMVNVTGGLDKCYTGDLWTARAKQWIIDYKKEKKPAPFFMYLAYDTPHAVIELPTQAYPAGGGLTGGLKWTGKPGQMINTASGEIDSWMAPEFKNAQYLDKATGKMTPWKDVHKRYATVVQRLDAQVGDILQLLKDLRIDDNTIVVFTSDNGPSQESYLKEDYTPEFFQGYGPFDGIKRDQWEGGMRTPTIVQWKANINPGKTVAQPSFLSDWMPTFLDAAGRAAPARTDGVSLLPALTGSGVQRQQLLYSEYFFDGKTPGYADFEENHRNRMRNEMQFIREGDYVGVRYDIKNSNDDFEIYDVVKDPKEKANRAAALPELQQRFKTAVLQRRISSAAAPRPYDSTLIPPVSEKGARKGIQYRLYKGSFLWVPQTAALKAVKSGTGAIKMTGNLLSGADAGTFNGYIRVPADGAYTFFLRSGGKAFMRLHDIALLDADYGYVPGTEIQHTLLLKAGLHPVRLLFKKEGKHIGGELYWSGPGFAKRPVKPEDFY; encoded by the coding sequence ATGCGTAAAATTTTTCTTTTTTCTTGCCTGTTGCTCGCGTCCGGCGTACGGGCACAACCCCGCAATCAACCTCCCAATATCATTTTCATCCTGGTGGATGATCTGGGTTATGGCGATGTTGGTATCTTTCATCAGAATGCCCGGAAAGCTCAGAAGGACCCAGCTGTACCTTTTATGCTAACACCCTCGCTCGACCGTATGGCCGCCAACGGGGCCATCTTTACACAGCAATATGCCAATGCCCCGGTATGTGTTTCCTCAAGATCCTCCCTGCTGACGGGTGTTACACAGGGGCATGCCGTTGTACGTAACAATCAGTTTGATAAAGCCCTTGAAGACAATTACACCATGGCTTCCACGCTGAAAGCAGCGGGGTACAGTACTGTGGCCATCGGGAAATGGGGGCTGCAGGGAACCGGGAAAAAAGACTGGCCGGGGCATCCGCTGAAAAGAGGTTTTGATTATTACTATGGATACATACGGCATAGCGACGGGCATGAGCATTACCCCAAGGAAGGTCTCTACCGGAAACCCAAGGAGGTATATGATAATATGGTGAATGTTACCGGCGGACTGGATAAATGTTATACCGGTGATCTGTGGACGGCACGTGCCAAACAGTGGATCATTGATTACAAAAAGGAAAAGAAGCCTGCTCCGTTCTTTATGTACCTTGCCTATGATACTCCCCATGCCGTTATAGAACTGCCTACACAGGCCTATCCCGCAGGAGGCGGCCTCACCGGTGGTCTGAAATGGACAGGCAAACCGGGACAGATGATCAATACGGCCTCAGGTGAAATTGATTCCTGGATGGCTCCCGAGTTTAAAAATGCACAATACCTGGATAAAGCCACCGGTAAGATGACTCCCTGGAAGGACGTACATAAGCGGTATGCCACGGTGGTGCAGCGCCTGGATGCGCAGGTGGGCGATATACTCCAGTTATTGAAGGACCTGAGGATCGATGATAACACCATCGTGGTATTTACCTCCGATAACGGCCCTTCACAGGAGTCGTACCTGAAAGAAGATTATACTCCGGAGTTCTTCCAGGGCTATGGTCCCTTTGATGGGATCAAGCGGGATCAATGGGAGGGAGGAATGCGCACGCCTACCATTGTACAATGGAAAGCAAATATAAACCCCGGTAAAACGGTTGCACAGCCTTCTTTCCTGTCCGACTGGATGCCTACCTTCCTCGATGCGGCGGGTAGGGCGGCGCCTGCAAGAACAGATGGTGTATCGCTGCTGCCGGCGCTTACCGGTAGCGGAGTACAGCGGCAGCAACTACTCTACTCTGAATATTTCTTTGACGGCAAAACACCGGGTTATGCTGATTTTGAGGAAAACCACCGCAACCGGATGCGGAATGAGATGCAGTTTATACGTGAAGGGGATTATGTAGGCGTGCGTTATGACATCAAAAACAGCAATGATGATTTCGAGATCTATGATGTGGTAAAGGACCCGAAAGAAAAAGCGAACAGGGCGGCAGCACTTCCGGAATTGCAGCAACGGTTTAAAACAGCTGTTCTGCAGCGCCGGATCTCCTCGGCTGCGGCGCCACGCCCCTATGACAGCACCCTGATCCCTCCGGTTTCAGAAAAAGGAGCCAGGAAGGGAATACAGTACCGGTTATATAAGGGAAGCTTTTTATGGGTACCGCAGACTGCTGCATTAAAAGCCGTAAAATCAGGTACCGGTGCAATAAAGATGACCGGCAATCTGTTGTCCGGTGCCGATGCAGGAACTTTCAACGGATACATCCGGGTACCGGCCGATGGTGCTTATACGTTCTTTCTGAGATCAGGGGGAAAGGCTTTTATGCGGCTGCATGATATTGCGCTGCTGGATGCAGATTACGGCTATGTTCCCGGAACGGAAATACAACATACACTTTTACTTAAGGCAGGTCTGCATCCTGTCAGGTTGTTGTTTAAAAAGGAAGGAAAGCACATCGGGGGAGAATTGTACTGGAGCGGACCCGGATTTGCGAAAAGGCCGGTAAAGCCGGAAGATTTTTATTAG
- a CDS encoding endonuclease/exonuclease/phosphatase family protein, with translation MRKLNVFGVLIVLAMISCAPKSAPVKSDAGKNAITFMTYNVHHCNPPSKSGVIDVDAIAAVIKRENPDVVALQEIDVNTNRSGKINQAVLLSEKTGYHSFHFSKSIDHDGGDYGIMILSKYPLSDMSTHKLPTDPATGGEPRVLSLAIVTLPNGKKIRVASTHVDFKGATNGKLQVAEINRLLANEKLPVIIGGDFNATEDSEPIRLLDKVFTRTCTNCAFTIPEVAPRKAIDFIAFKPAAAFTVTEHRVVPESYASDHRPVQAVLKIEF, from the coding sequence ATGAGAAAGCTTAACGTATTTGGAGTTCTGATCGTACTGGCAATGATTTCATGTGCCCCGAAAAGTGCACCCGTAAAAAGCGATGCCGGCAAAAATGCCATTACCTTTATGACCTACAATGTGCACCATTGTAATCCTCCTTCCAAATCAGGTGTTATCGATGTGGATGCCATTGCCGCAGTGATCAAACGGGAAAACCCGGATGTGGTGGCCCTGCAGGAAATCGATGTGAACACAAACCGTTCTGGAAAGATAAACCAGGCGGTTTTGTTGTCAGAAAAGACAGGGTATCATTCTTTTCATTTTTCAAAATCGATCGATCATGACGGAGGCGACTATGGGATCATGATCCTTTCGAAATATCCGTTATCAGATATGTCAACGCATAAATTGCCAACAGACCCTGCAACTGGTGGAGAGCCGAGGGTGTTGTCACTGGCCATAGTAACGTTACCCAACGGGAAAAAGATACGTGTAGCCTCCACGCATGTGGATTTCAAAGGCGCAACAAACGGAAAGCTGCAGGTGGCGGAGATCAACCGCCTGCTGGCGAATGAAAAATTGCCTGTGATCATCGGCGGTGATTTTAATGCCACAGAAGACAGCGAACCTATCCGGTTACTGGATAAGGTGTTTACACGCACCTGTACGAACTGCGCATTTACCATTCCTGAAGTAGCTCCCCGGAAAGCGATCGATTTTATCGCCTTCAAACCGGCTGCTGCTTTTACCGTTACTGAACACCGGGTGGTGCCTGAAAGTTATGCTTCTGATCACCGGCCGGTGCAGGCTGTGCTGAAGATCGAGTTCTGA
- a CDS encoding sulfatase, whose product MFYRIIGILLLATACFPGKAQTPPNIVFILADDLGYKDCGFTGSTVFKTPVIDGLARKGLVFTQAYAAAGNCAPSRACLMSGLYTPRHGVYAVGSTVRGPKDRMRLLPVPNTTSLRPDIITMAEALQVKGYATGLFGKWHLGKGTDTGPLAQGFDAYTDTRLPNPNKKRSEPEDPKGIFSLTNAALDFISEKKQQPFFVFLSHHAIHTAQEARPSSIRQFRKQGLNERQALYAACIYDLDASIGKVMHYLDTAGLASNTLVIFTSDNGATQESSQEPLRGNKGCYYEGGIREPFIAYWPGKIKPGVNLTPVINIDLYPTFLEVAGGVAPKRDGESLLPLLLGKAAGTRRSSLFWHFPGYLDKPVIRGRDTLFRSRPATVIRKGDWKLHLYYEEWLLDGGTASVDRNNAVELYNLKTDEGERHNIASRNKTKRDELLNDLLQWLEQTKAPLPQQLKDRRQLDQKEADATE is encoded by the coding sequence ATGTTTTACAGAATCATTGGCATATTGCTTTTGGCAACAGCCTGCTTTCCGGGAAAGGCGCAGACGCCGCCGAACATTGTGTTCATTCTTGCGGATGATCTCGGGTATAAGGATTGTGGTTTTACGGGAAGCACGGTTTTTAAAACTCCGGTCATCGACGGACTTGCCCGCAAGGGGCTGGTATTTACCCAGGCCTATGCGGCAGCCGGAAACTGTGCACCATCAAGGGCCTGTTTAATGAGCGGACTTTACACGCCCCGGCACGGTGTATATGCGGTGGGCAGCACGGTACGTGGCCCTAAAGACCGGATGCGGTTGTTGCCGGTTCCCAACACCACCAGTCTCCGTCCGGACATTATTACCATGGCAGAAGCGCTGCAAGTGAAAGGTTATGCCACAGGCCTGTTTGGAAAATGGCACCTGGGTAAAGGAACCGACACCGGTCCGCTGGCGCAGGGGTTTGATGCTTATACGGACACAAGATTGCCCAATCCGAATAAAAAAAGAAGCGAACCGGAGGATCCCAAAGGGATCTTTTCGCTTACAAATGCAGCGCTGGATTTTATATCGGAAAAGAAGCAGCAGCCGTTTTTTGTTTTTCTGTCGCATCATGCCATCCACACCGCGCAGGAAGCAAGACCTTCAAGCATCCGGCAGTTCCGCAAACAGGGACTGAACGAACGTCAGGCGCTGTATGCTGCCTGTATCTATGACCTGGATGCAAGCATCGGAAAAGTAATGCATTATCTGGATACGGCAGGACTGGCATCAAATACACTGGTGATCTTTACCAGTGATAACGGCGCCACGCAGGAGTCTTCACAGGAGCCACTGCGGGGCAATAAGGGATGTTATTACGAGGGCGGGATCCGGGAACCATTCATCGCTTACTGGCCCGGCAAAATAAAGCCGGGCGTCAACCTTACCCCTGTGATCAATATTGATCTGTATCCGACTTTTCTTGAGGTGGCCGGAGGAGTTGCTCCGAAGCGGGATGGGGAGAGCCTCCTGCCGTTACTGTTGGGAAAAGCTGCCGGTACCCGCCGGTCTTCGCTGTTCTGGCATTTTCCCGGTTACCTGGATAAACCGGTGATCCGGGGCAGGGACACCCTATTCCGTTCGAGACCGGCAACGGTGATACGGAAGGGTGACTGGAAATTACACCTGTATTATGAGGAATGGCTGCTGGATGGCGGTACCGCTTCGGTTGACCGTAATAATGCCGTTGAATTATACAACCTGAAAACGGATGAAGGAGAACGGCACAATATTGCATCCCGCAATAAAACAAAGCGCGACGAGCTGCTGAATGACCTGTTGCAATGGTTAGAGCAGACAAAGGCCCCGCTGCCGCAGCAATTGAAAGATCGTAGACAACTGGATCAAAAGGAAGCGGATGCGACCGAGTGA
- a CDS encoding glycoside hydrolase family 43 protein: MKHAIPLLFFLFLLSTAGAQNTTAASNNPLPVTFGDPYVLHVKGDKYYMYGTGGGAKKGFSAYSSTDLVNWKPEGQVYFSDNKNGWGVHSFWAPEVYERNGKFYLFYSAQWKENPNNELENFKIGVAVADQPTGPFVDLNDRPVFDPGYPIIDANVLFEPDGKIYLYYSRCCYKHPVKSEIADWARKKGWFSEVEESWVYGVELKPDFSGVTDEPVLLLRPPVKRSDHQSEWESRSVTSKEVNRRWTEGSFIFKHGDLYYMMYSANYFGGRNYAVGYATSKKPLGPFKKAANNPVLQKNSESGGIVTGTGHNSVTFSPDGKQMYCVYHARTSKTGDERVVFIDPMEIDQNGVLKVAGPTTK; encoded by the coding sequence ATGAAACATGCAATTCCGTTATTATTTTTTTTATTCCTTCTTAGCACTGCGGGTGCACAAAACACAACTGCTGCTTCAAACAATCCCTTGCCCGTAACCTTTGGTGATCCTTATGTATTGCATGTAAAGGGCGATAAATATTACATGTATGGCACCGGTGGCGGAGCTAAAAAGGGCTTCAGTGCTTACTCCTCCACCGACCTGGTAAACTGGAAACCGGAAGGCCAGGTTTATTTCAGCGACAATAAAAACGGCTGGGGTGTTCACTCCTTCTGGGCACCGGAAGTATATGAGCGCAATGGAAAATTCTACCTGTTCTACAGTGCCCAGTGGAAGGAGAACCCCAACAATGAGCTGGAGAACTTTAAGATCGGTGTGGCTGTTGCAGATCAGCCCACAGGACCATTCGTGGATCTGAACGATCGCCCGGTCTTTGATCCGGGCTATCCCATTATTGATGCCAATGTTTTATTTGAGCCCGATGGGAAAATATACCTCTATTATTCCCGTTGTTGTTATAAACACCCTGTAAAAAGTGAAATAGCCGACTGGGCCCGCAAAAAGGGATGGTTCAGTGAAGTCGAAGAGAGCTGGGTATATGGTGTGGAGCTAAAGCCTGATTTCAGCGGTGTTACGGATGAACCGGTTTTACTGTTACGTCCGCCGGTAAAAAGAAGCGACCATCAATCGGAATGGGAAAGCCGTTCCGTAACATCAAAGGAAGTGAACCGGCGCTGGACCGAAGGATCATTTATCTTTAAACACGGGGATCTTTATTATATGATGTATTCCGCTAATTATTTTGGTGGTAGGAACTATGCAGTGGGTTATGCCACTTCCAAAAAACCGCTGGGGCCTTTTAAAAAAGCCGCTAACAACCCGGTACTGCAAAAGAACAGTGAAAGCGGAGGCATTGTTACCGGAACCGGACATAACAGCGTAACCTTTTCGCCTGATGGTAAACAAATGTACTGCGTATATCACGCCCGCACCAGCAAGACAGGTGATGAACGGGTGGTATTTATTGATCCTATGGAAATCGATCAGAACGGGGTGTTGAAGGTAGCTGGTCCTACGACAAAATAA